One genomic region from Nitrospinota bacterium encodes:
- a CDS encoding response regulator: MTSRILVVDDSIMIQKIVAMAFEKEDATVEGIGNGSEALVRLKKFKPDIVLADVNMPGLNGFELSKKIKESSEFDSVSVLLLTSDFEDFDEDLFHDSLADDHITKPFKSEDIVRRVMELLNGTGGSDTIEDDEDVITLAPTDRMEEESFVELGKSHLVSPPEEISLDLDEDEMQLELSDEDMLVTLENPENEELVVDLEEDIVDTVDDPADVAESPCADSQERVEAPSVKQVPEESLDELVRRVTELSRKSEAIREQRSAEEVRPLEALDEMIREVNALKRVSTAVSGEGNGIPKNSAPPDTTEVNTLIAELNYFSEENAEELEAAFNEILRGNKNFAPPSTSDPADEIAAADEGNEDENNETVFEPDTVHEDLIISPVKISPANSVETQEIETLPETSEEVDASLEENNVEVEEEIFADISAFQSSQEDLYARLMGEEFREVLEQSLAASMEKEISGISEKIITSVEEAIKAIVPGLVQEMIAKEIEQHKNENNS; the protein is encoded by the coding sequence ATGACTTCCAGAATTTTGGTCGTGGACGATAGCATAATGATCCAGAAAATCGTGGCCATGGCTTTTGAAAAGGAAGATGCAACCGTGGAAGGCATTGGTAACGGTAGCGAGGCATTGGTAAGACTTAAAAAGTTCAAGCCGGATATTGTGTTGGCGGATGTGAATATGCCTGGACTCAACGGATTTGAACTGAGTAAAAAAATTAAAGAATCCAGCGAATTCGATTCCGTATCAGTTCTATTACTGACCAGCGACTTTGAAGATTTTGATGAGGACCTTTTTCACGACTCTCTGGCAGATGATCATATCACCAAACCTTTCAAATCTGAGGACATTGTACGCCGGGTCATGGAATTGCTGAACGGAACCGGTGGCTCAGACACCATTGAAGACGATGAAGATGTGATCACACTGGCGCCAACAGATCGGATGGAAGAGGAGTCCTTTGTGGAACTGGGGAAAAGTCATCTCGTGAGCCCTCCCGAGGAAATCTCTCTTGATCTTGATGAAGATGAGATGCAATTGGAACTTTCAGACGAAGACATGCTGGTCACTTTGGAAAACCCGGAAAACGAAGAGCTGGTGGTGGATTTGGAAGAGGATATTGTCGACACGGTCGATGACCCTGCCGATGTGGCTGAATCCCCTTGTGCAGACTCTCAGGAACGTGTTGAGGCCCCCTCAGTAAAACAGGTTCCGGAAGAATCCCTGGACGAGTTGGTCCGAAGGGTCACAGAACTTTCCCGGAAATCGGAAGCTATTCGAGAGCAGAGATCCGCTGAAGAAGTGCGTCCTCTCGAAGCCCTGGATGAAATGATAAGGGAAGTCAACGCTCTTAAAAGGGTTTCAACCGCTGTGAGCGGGGAAGGCAACGGTATTCCTAAAAACTCCGCACCTCCTGACACCACTGAGGTTAATACATTGATCGCCGAACTGAATTATTTCAGCGAAGAAAATGCTGAGGAGCTGGAGGCGGCTTTTAACGAAATTCTCCGAGGGAATAAAAATTTTGCTCCCCCTTCAACATCCGACCCGGCAGATGAAATCGCCGCCGCCGATGAGGGCAATGAGGATGAGAATAACGAAACCGTTTTTGAACCCGATACGGTTCATGAAGACCTGATAATTTCCCCAGTGAAGATCTCACCCGCTAACTCCGTGGAGACTCAAGAGATCGAGACACTTCCTGAAACTTCAGAGGAGGTTGATGCGTCTCTGGAAGAAAACAATGTAGAGGTCGAGGAGGAAATTTTTGCAGATATCAGCGCCTTCCAGAGTTCTCAGGAGGATCTATACGCCCGGTTGATGGGAGAAGAATTCAGAGAAGTTCTCGAGCAGTCACTGGCCGCTTCCATGGAAAAGGAAATCTCCGGAATTTCTGAGAAGATCATTACATCTGTAGAAGAAGCCATCAAAGCAATTGTTCCTGGTTTGGTGCAAGAGATGATTGCCAAGGAAATAGAACAACATAAAAACGAGAATAATAGCTAA
- a CDS encoding valine--tRNA ligase, which translates to MIQLDKKYDPKQVEEHWGAFWLDNKLYHADETLDRETYSIVIPPPNITGSLHIGHAFNNTLQDILIRWKRMSGFNTLWQPGTDHAGIATQNVVERQLHAEGTHREALGREDFIKRVWRWRDESGGTIGNQLRKLGCSLDWERDRFTMDEGLSRAVREVFVSLYEEGLIYQGDYIINWCPRCHTALSDLEVEHEDTKGHLYNIKYKFKDEDRFLTVATTRPETMLGDSAVAVNGTDERYQGLTGKTLLLPLVGREIPLIEDSYVDASFGSGALKVTPAHDPNDFEIGQRHQLAILNVMNPDGTMNELAGPDYQGLDRYDCRKKLVADLEAKGLLAGIEDHMHSVGHCYRCQTVVEPYLSKQWFVKAKPLAEPAIAAVRSGAIQIVPQFWEKTYFEWMENIRDWCISRQIWWGHQIPAWHCSECKGITVVRVTPETCSQCGSKDIVQETDVLDTWFSSALWPFSTLGWPDQTETLKKFYPTSVLCTGFDILFFWVARMAMMGLKMMKEIPFQQVYIHALIRDADGQKMSKTKGNVIDPLVMMEKYGTDALRFTLAAFAAQGRDIKLAEERIEGYRNFCNKLWNASRFAFMNLEGYQGTCELNSNLTHSRADRWILSRLNSTCRDVNTALEEFKFNEAAAAVYKFIWNEFCDWYIELSKSSLFKEGPEKPAVQNVLVHVLETSLKLLHPFMPFITEEIWQKLPAEGTSIMNAPFPKFDITKVDEKIEEEQGLVMDIVTSVRNIRGEMNLNPGLTLPLLIKTEDVKKINSIRFSIRSINELARVTLGDIGGSVVKPKVAASSVLDGMDLIIPLDGIMDFAEEQSRVEKELKKIEKDLIFLGKKLSNQSFVAKAPPDIIEKDKQRKLALSEKQSKLKAHLQTIGQTTS; encoded by the coding sequence ATGATTCAACTCGATAAAAAATACGATCCCAAGCAAGTTGAAGAGCATTGGGGTGCTTTCTGGCTCGATAACAAGCTGTATCACGCCGATGAAACTCTGGACCGAGAAACCTATTCCATCGTGATTCCCCCGCCTAATATCACAGGGTCCCTGCACATCGGGCATGCTTTCAACAACACCCTGCAGGATATCCTCATCCGCTGGAAGCGCATGTCCGGGTTCAATACTCTATGGCAACCGGGAACGGACCATGCCGGCATCGCCACTCAAAACGTCGTGGAACGGCAACTGCACGCCGAAGGCACGCATCGGGAAGCATTGGGCCGTGAAGATTTCATCAAGCGCGTCTGGAGATGGCGCGACGAGTCTGGAGGAACCATCGGCAACCAGCTCAGAAAACTGGGATGCTCCCTCGACTGGGAAAGAGATCGGTTCACGATGGATGAAGGCTTGTCGCGGGCTGTCCGGGAAGTGTTTGTCTCTTTGTATGAAGAAGGTTTGATTTACCAGGGTGACTACATCATCAACTGGTGCCCAAGATGTCATACTGCGCTTTCGGATCTGGAAGTCGAGCATGAAGATACCAAGGGCCACCTGTACAACATCAAATACAAATTCAAGGATGAAGACCGGTTTCTCACCGTCGCCACCACGCGACCGGAAACCATGCTCGGCGATTCCGCCGTGGCGGTCAATGGCACGGACGAACGCTATCAGGGGTTAACAGGCAAAACCCTGCTCCTGCCTCTCGTGGGCCGGGAGATCCCTCTCATCGAAGATTCTTATGTGGACGCCTCGTTCGGTTCCGGCGCTCTCAAAGTCACCCCCGCTCATGATCCGAATGACTTCGAGATCGGGCAACGTCATCAACTTGCCATACTGAACGTCATGAACCCGGATGGGACCATGAACGAACTGGCGGGTCCGGATTACCAGGGACTCGACCGTTACGATTGTCGGAAAAAACTGGTGGCGGACCTTGAAGCGAAAGGATTGCTCGCTGGCATCGAAGATCACATGCATTCGGTCGGTCACTGTTACCGGTGCCAGACAGTGGTCGAGCCCTATCTTTCCAAGCAATGGTTTGTGAAGGCCAAACCGCTGGCCGAACCGGCAATTGCGGCGGTGAGAAGCGGCGCGATACAAATCGTTCCTCAATTCTGGGAAAAAACTTATTTTGAATGGATGGAGAACATCCGCGACTGGTGCATCTCCAGGCAAATCTGGTGGGGACACCAGATCCCGGCCTGGCATTGTTCTGAGTGCAAGGGCATCACCGTCGTCCGAGTGACACCGGAAACGTGCAGTCAATGCGGATCGAAAGACATTGTTCAGGAAACCGATGTCCTCGATACCTGGTTCAGTTCGGCCCTGTGGCCGTTTTCGACGTTGGGATGGCCGGACCAGACGGAGACGCTTAAAAAGTTTTACCCCACATCCGTCCTGTGCACGGGCTTCGACATCCTGTTTTTCTGGGTCGCCCGCATGGCCATGATGGGCCTCAAAATGATGAAGGAGATTCCCTTCCAGCAGGTTTATATCCATGCCCTGATCCGCGACGCGGACGGCCAAAAGATGAGCAAGACCAAGGGCAATGTCATCGACCCGCTGGTGATGATGGAAAAATACGGGACCGATGCGCTCCGATTCACCCTCGCCGCCTTTGCCGCTCAAGGGCGGGATATCAAGCTTGCCGAGGAGCGGATTGAAGGCTACCGGAATTTTTGCAATAAATTATGGAACGCCTCACGCTTCGCTTTCATGAACCTTGAGGGTTATCAGGGCACCTGTGAACTGAATAGTAACTTAACCCATTCCCGTGCGGATCGATGGATTTTAAGTCGCCTCAATTCCACCTGCCGGGACGTCAACACCGCTCTTGAAGAATTTAAATTCAACGAAGCCGCAGCTGCGGTTTATAAATTTATCTGGAACGAATTTTGTGACTGGTACATTGAATTATCCAAATCCAGTTTATTCAAAGAAGGTCCGGAAAAACCAGCCGTGCAAAATGTTTTGGTTCACGTTCTGGAAACCAGTCTGAAACTTCTGCATCCGTTCATGCCGTTCATTACGGAAGAGATCTGGCAAAAACTGCCTGCTGAGGGAACAAGCATCATGAACGCCCCGTTTCCGAAGTTCGATATAACCAAGGTGGATGAAAAAATTGAAGAGGAACAAGGACTGGTGATGGATATTGTGACCAGCGTCAGAAATATCCGTGGAGAGATGAACCTCAATCCGGGACTCACCCTTCCCCTGTTGATCAAAACCGAAGATGTTAAAAAAATAAACTCTATTCGATTCAGTATACGATCTATCAATGAGTTAGCGCGGGTTACGCTTGGCGACATCGGCGGCTCGGTGGTCAAACCCAAGGTCGCCGCTTCCTCTGTTTTAGATGGGATGGACCTCATCATTCCGCTCGATGGCATCATGGATTTTGCTGAAGAGCAAAGCCGTGTAGAAAAAGAGTTGAAAAAAATTGAAAAAGACCTCATATTTTTAGGCAAGAAGTTATCCAACCAGAGTTTCGTCGCGAAAGCGCCTCCCGATATAATCGAAAAAGACAAACAAAGGAAGCTGGCCCTTTCTGAAAAGCAATCGAAGCTCAAGGCCCACTTGCAAACAATAGGACAAACAACTTCCTAG
- the pepF gene encoding oligoendopeptidase F, with the protein MDAKVELVTREEISEDSTWDLSGLYSASEAWQKEFATLEIESQGYAAHQGKLGDSTAALKACLEFDMSMSRTLEKLYTFAHLRNDEDKTHTIHQQNFERVVRLSTQISQARSFIESEIMSIPESRINDFLQDAELEFFKLHLERMLRYRQHTLSEKEEALLASSAEIARAAREGFDMLDNADLKLGVIKNENGDEVTITHGNFQSLLQSYDRRVRREAFATHYSAYEDHQFTYASLLSSSIKKDMFYARTRKFPSVREQALFSENIPVAVYDNLIESVHKNLPALYKYFDLRKRLLNLDELHAYDCSVPLVKDIHWHMSYQDASETITKALQPLGDDYTEMVHKGLMADRWVDRYENKGKRSGAYSSGCYDSNPFILMNYREDNINSLYTLAHEAGHSMHSYYSKKNQPYLYADYTIFVAEVASTFNEALITRYLLGQEINRDMKIYLLCREIDNFRGTLYRQTMFAEFEYLIYKEAESGQPMTGEAFQNSYTDLLKLYFGENVVLDDCLSLECFRIPHFYFSFYVYKYATGISAAYALADRVFQGGASELNAYLNFLKSGGSKFPIDLLKGAGVDMTSPEPVDTALEKFSGLVDELETLTA; encoded by the coding sequence ATGGACGCTAAAGTAGAACTCGTGACACGAGAAGAAATTTCTGAAGATTCCACATGGGATCTTTCCGGCCTGTATTCCGCCAGTGAAGCGTGGCAGAAAGAATTCGCTACCCTGGAAATAGAATCTCAGGGTTATGCCGCGCATCAGGGCAAGCTGGGGGACTCGACAGCCGCTCTCAAAGCCTGCCTGGAATTTGATATGAGCATGTCCCGCACCCTTGAGAAACTGTACACGTTTGCTCATCTCAGAAATGATGAAGATAAGACCCACACCATTCATCAGCAAAATTTCGAGCGCGTGGTGCGTCTGTCCACGCAAATTTCCCAGGCCAGAAGTTTTATTGAATCTGAAATCATGTCCATTCCTGAAAGCCGGATCAATGACTTTCTTCAGGATGCGGAACTCGAATTTTTTAAATTGCATCTCGAACGGATGTTGCGTTATCGACAGCACACCCTGTCCGAAAAAGAAGAGGCTCTTCTGGCTTCCAGCGCAGAAATCGCCCGCGCGGCAAGAGAAGGTTTTGACATGCTGGACAACGCCGACTTGAAATTGGGCGTGATCAAGAATGAAAATGGCGATGAAGTCACCATCACGCATGGAAATTTCCAGAGTTTGTTGCAAAGCTATGATCGTCGTGTCCGACGCGAAGCGTTTGCAACACATTACTCCGCTTATGAGGACCACCAGTTCACTTACGCATCGCTCCTGTCCAGTAGCATAAAAAAAGATATGTTCTACGCCCGCACCCGGAAATTCCCTTCGGTTCGGGAGCAGGCCCTGTTTTCCGAAAATATTCCCGTTGCGGTTTACGACAATCTCATCGAGAGCGTTCATAAAAACCTTCCCGCTCTTTACAAATATTTCGATTTACGCAAGCGTCTTTTGAACCTCGACGAACTGCATGCCTATGATTGCAGTGTGCCGCTGGTGAAAGACATCCACTGGCACATGAGTTACCAGGACGCTTCGGAGACCATCACTAAAGCTCTGCAGCCGTTAGGCGACGATTATACCGAAATGGTGCATAAAGGATTAATGGCCGACCGGTGGGTCGACCGATATGAAAATAAAGGGAAGCGTAGCGGCGCTTATTCTTCCGGGTGCTATGATTCCAATCCCTTTATCCTCATGAACTACCGTGAAGATAACATCAACAGTCTGTACACCCTGGCCCACGAAGCGGGTCACTCGATGCATTCTTATTATTCGAAAAAGAATCAACCGTACTTATATGCGGATTACACGATTTTCGTCGCCGAGGTGGCCTCCACTTTCAACGAAGCCCTCATCACCCGTTATCTTTTGGGACAGGAAATCAACCGCGACATGAAGATCTACCTTCTGTGTCGGGAGATTGATAATTTCCGCGGCACGTTGTACAGGCAAACCATGTTTGCTGAATTTGAATATCTCATTTATAAGGAAGCGGAAAGCGGTCAGCCAATGACGGGCGAAGCGTTCCAAAACAGTTATACCGACCTCCTTAAGCTGTATTTCGGAGAAAATGTGGTTTTGGACGATTGTCTCTCGTTGGAGTGTTTTCGTATTCCACATTTTTACTTCAGTTTTTACGTTTATAAATATGCTACGGGAATCTCCGCCGCCTACGCTCTGGCAGACCGGGTATTTCAGGGGGGAGCGTCCGAACTCAACGCCTATCTGAACTTTTTGAAATCCGGCGGCTCCAAGTTTCCGATCGATCTACTGAAAGGCGCAGGAGTCGATATGACGTCTCCCGAGCCCGTAGACACCGCTCTGGAAAAATTCTCTGGACTGGTCGACGAATTAGAAACATTAACCGCCTGA
- the dacB gene encoding D-alanyl-D-alanine carboxypeptidase/D-alanyl-D-alanine-endopeptidase, with product MYSLDRNEILYETRKDQLFIPASNLKLITTATALENLGPDYRFPTRLYTSGKLQGDTLYGDLYIKGYGDPKLVTEQMWLLVNELENLPLRKIVGNIIADDSFFDPLLHVKTWEQSGGSEAYNAPLGALSFNFNTVTVYVSPGEHADDKPRVIVEPDTKYLKINNQTRTLPRGRRGQLTVQRIDRGDYDEISLTGGISQSRPRARYFVNITDPTKYSVSVFKEYLARVGIQVVGETLRGQVSKGAKLLVNHKSEPLALALRGLNKFSNNFVAEQIVKTLAAEKFGPPGTTENGLKVIHEYMQSLGFAADQFTILDGSGLSRKNRLTPNQFVRVLAQVKKDLSIFPEFISALGVMGVDGNVRKRMNGVEESQKARVKTGTLNAVSSLSGYFQSMDGEWFAFSILMNDLKCHNGQALKIQDKIVREGLRFNRGDEIKAKP from the coding sequence ATTTATTCCCTGGACAGGAATGAAATTCTTTATGAGACCCGGAAAGACCAGCTGTTTATCCCGGCATCCAATCTGAAGCTGATCACGACTGCCACGGCTCTGGAAAACCTGGGTCCTGATTACCGCTTCCCCACCCGCCTGTACACGTCTGGAAAACTGCAAGGGGACACCCTGTACGGAGATTTGTATATCAAGGGCTACGGAGACCCGAAACTGGTCACGGAGCAAATGTGGCTTCTGGTCAACGAGTTGGAAAACCTTCCCCTGCGGAAAATAGTCGGCAACATCATTGCGGATGATTCTTTTTTCGATCCCCTGCTGCACGTCAAAACCTGGGAGCAGTCGGGCGGCTCGGAGGCTTACAACGCTCCCTTGGGAGCCCTGTCGTTCAATTTCAATACGGTCACCGTTTATGTGTCTCCGGGGGAACATGCTGATGACAAACCGCGTGTCATTGTCGAACCCGATACGAAATACCTCAAAATAAACAATCAGACCCGAACCTTGCCACGGGGGAGAAGAGGGCAATTGACAGTGCAGCGAATCGACCGGGGGGATTATGACGAAATTTCCCTGACGGGAGGGATTTCCCAAAGCCGTCCGCGTGCAAGGTACTTTGTCAATATAACCGATCCAACGAAATACAGTGTCAGTGTGTTCAAGGAATATCTTGCACGGGTAGGCATTCAGGTGGTTGGGGAAACGCTTCGAGGACAGGTTTCAAAAGGGGCCAAGCTCCTGGTCAACCATAAATCCGAACCGCTCGCTCTGGCGCTCCGGGGGCTGAACAAATTCAGCAACAACTTTGTGGCGGAACAAATTGTTAAAACCCTGGCGGCGGAAAAATTCGGTCCCCCAGGGACCACGGAAAACGGTCTGAAAGTAATTCACGAATACATGCAATCGCTGGGTTTTGCTGCGGATCAGTTCACCATTTTGGATGGTTCCGGTCTCTCGCGGAAAAACAGGTTAACTCCTAATCAATTTGTCAGGGTATTGGCGCAAGTAAAAAAAGATTTGAGTATATTTCCTGAGTTCATCTCGGCTCTTGGGGTGATGGGGGTGGATGGTAACGTTCGCAAAAGGATGAACGGAGTGGAGGAGTCTCAAAAAGCCAGGGTGAAAACCGGGACGTTGAACGCCGTCAGTTCGCTTTCGGGCTACTTTCAATCTATGGATGGAGAGTGGTTCGCCTTTTCCATTCTGATGAATGATTTAAAATGCCATAACGGGCAGGCATTGAAAATTCAGGATAAGATTGTCCGTGAGGGGTTGAGATTCAACCGTGGAGATGAAATCAAGGCAAAGCCCTGA
- a CDS encoding adenosine kinase codes for MNYDLVGIGNALVDIEVHVEDAFIEEKSLIKGGMKLSTAEEQTEMLNALSEKPTKIASGGSAANTVHGISVLGSSGYYLGRVANDNYGQNYTEDMRICGVGFPGIGADTHGTGTCVVMITPDTERTMLTHLGISSSLHSDNVDETIVRNAKMVYIEGYLWTGEETRNAALKMAEIAKSDGIPVAFTLSDAFVVNTFKESLIDFIRWNVNILFCNEVEALAMTGAANHESAFETLRGMADTVFMTLGSKGSWAGNNQTKEIVGVFPTTPVDTTGAGDLYAAGALHGITKDYSLKESAILGAYCAAQVVSHMGPRMPVHSHTDATKILNEYSIIEKKSNA; via the coding sequence ATGAATTATGACCTGGTAGGAATCGGCAATGCGTTGGTGGACATTGAAGTTCATGTAGAGGATGCCTTTATTGAAGAAAAATCCCTGATTAAAGGGGGAATGAAGTTATCCACGGCTGAGGAACAAACCGAGATGTTAAACGCACTTTCAGAGAAACCGACAAAGATTGCCTCCGGCGGATCGGCGGCCAACACCGTTCACGGCATCAGCGTCCTGGGAAGCAGTGGTTACTATCTGGGTCGGGTCGCCAACGACAACTACGGCCAGAATTACACGGAGGACATGAGGATATGCGGGGTCGGCTTCCCCGGTATCGGTGCAGACACCCACGGAACCGGAACCTGTGTCGTCATGATCACTCCCGATACAGAGCGCACCATGCTCACGCACCTGGGAATTTCTTCGTCCCTGCATTCCGACAATGTGGATGAAACCATCGTCCGCAATGCCAAAATGGTATATATTGAGGGCTATTTATGGACAGGGGAAGAAACCCGAAACGCCGCCTTGAAAATGGCTGAAATCGCGAAGTCAGACGGTATCCCCGTAGCCTTTACCCTGAGCGATGCATTTGTGGTTAACACCTTTAAAGAAAGCTTGATCGACTTCATCCGCTGGAACGTCAATATTCTTTTCTGTAACGAAGTGGAGGCGCTGGCCATGACAGGCGCCGCTAATCACGAATCCGCGTTCGAGACTCTCAGGGGAATGGCAGACACCGTATTCATGACGCTTGGGTCTAAGGGTTCCTGGGCTGGAAACAATCAAACGAAAGAAATTGTTGGGGTCTTCCCCACCACTCCTGTGGACACAACCGGAGCCGGAGACTTGTATGCCGCCGGTGCGCTCCATGGAATAACCAAAGACTACAGCCTGAAAGAATCCGCTATTCTCGGCGCTTATTGCGCCGCTCAAGTGGTTTCGCATATGGGACCGCGCATGCCGGTACATTCCCACACAGATGCTACTAAAATCCTGAACGAATACTCAATTATCGAGAAAAAAAGTAATGCCTGA
- a CDS encoding HAD-IA family hydrolase produces MNQISLIVYDFDGTLVDTLDDIALSVNLALTELGQRPLEQEVIRTCVGSGVFMLMTRALSGTGWDDIDKAVAVFRKHYANHLMDHSDFYPNSRDMIEYFSNRKQAICSNKPEDFVRKILENLNCLHPFESIIGGDSFKTRKPDPEGINHLLKKHNLSPREVLMVGDSALDIEAGKNANVRTCAVTYGMGDLKALHALKPDWTIDDISELKNLVG; encoded by the coding sequence ATGAACCAAATCTCGCTCATCGTTTATGATTTCGACGGCACCCTGGTCGATACTCTGGACGACATCGCCCTTTCCGTCAATCTTGCCCTCACCGAACTGGGGCAACGCCCCCTGGAGCAGGAAGTTATCAGGACCTGCGTTGGCAGTGGGGTGTTCATGCTGATGACCCGTGCGCTGAGCGGCACGGGATGGGACGATATCGACAAGGCGGTTGCCGTTTTTCGTAAGCATTACGCCAACCACCTGATGGATCACAGCGATTTTTATCCCAACAGTCGGGACATGATCGAGTATTTTTCCAACAGGAAACAAGCCATCTGTTCCAACAAGCCTGAAGATTTTGTAAGAAAAATTCTCGAAAATCTCAACTGTCTGCATCCCTTTGAATCCATCATCGGCGGGGACAGCTTCAAGACGCGCAAACCGGACCCTGAAGGCATCAACCATCTATTGAAAAAGCACAACCTGTCTCCTCGGGAAGTGCTGATGGTGGGCGACAGCGCCCTGGATATTGAAGCCGGAAAAAACGCCAACGTGCGGACCTGCGCCGTCACCTATGGCATGGGTGATCTTAAAGCCCTGCACGCGCTTAAACCCGACTGGACCATCGATGACATTTCAGAATTGAAAAACCTGGTGGGTTAA
- a CDS encoding polyamine aminopropyltransferase — MQSTTTNHSPEASRSQLSLILKICMFATGCAAMVTEYTLATLASYLLGNTIFQWTAVISLMLFSMGLGSRQSRKLSENLLDRYVCAEFGLSLFCTFSAIFSFWIAAFTVHNGLVIYGVACLIGFLTGLEIPLVTRINEKHEPLRVNISSVMEFDYYGSLAGGALFAFVLLPFLGLTYTPVLLGGLNLLVAGMILWKFSGLLKWAKTLQVIFSALLVVIAGAAYFAKPIILYGEQHKYKDKIIYEEQTRYQKIVVTQWKDDHWLFLNGSIQFSTYDEHRYHEPLIHPAVSLLKERRDILVLGGGDGLAARELLKYPDVEKITVVDLDPAMTRLAKSNEIFLKVNKGSFNDPRVEIINQDAYQFINNSVKLYDAIIVDLPDPKSVSLSLLYSLGFYKLANKHLKPFGVLVTQSTSPLYSPEAFLCIKKSMEAAGFSVVPYQNAIPTMGEWGWNLGVKNEAMSADRLKENLLRLEFSGLETRFLNREAMTSMTHFGKGLFERSAGVEVNTQFNHILLKYYRKGDWDMY, encoded by the coding sequence ATGCAATCCACGACGACCAACCATTCTCCTGAGGCCTCTCGCTCGCAACTGAGCCTGATTCTGAAAATTTGTATGTTCGCCACCGGTTGCGCGGCGATGGTGACGGAATACACACTGGCCACCCTGGCCAGTTACCTGCTTGGCAACACCATTTTTCAATGGACCGCAGTCATTTCCCTCATGCTGTTTTCCATGGGACTCGGGAGCCGCCAAAGTCGAAAATTATCAGAAAATCTTCTGGACCGTTATGTCTGCGCTGAATTTGGCCTGTCATTATTTTGCACCTTTTCGGCAATTTTTTCTTTCTGGATCGCCGCCTTCACCGTTCACAATGGGCTGGTGATTTATGGCGTCGCCTGTCTGATTGGGTTTTTGACCGGACTTGAAATTCCATTGGTCACCAGGATCAATGAAAAACACGAACCGCTCAGGGTCAACATTTCTTCGGTGATGGAGTTTGACTATTACGGGTCGCTGGCGGGAGGGGCGTTGTTTGCCTTCGTGCTTTTGCCGTTTTTAGGGCTGACCTACACGCCTGTTCTTCTGGGAGGCCTCAACCTGCTGGTAGCGGGAATGATCCTGTGGAAATTTTCTGGATTGCTCAAATGGGCTAAAACTCTACAGGTCATTTTTTCAGCCCTGCTCGTTGTCATCGCCGGCGCGGCTTATTTCGCCAAACCCATCATCCTTTATGGCGAACAGCACAAGTACAAAGATAAAATTATTTATGAGGAACAGACCCGTTACCAGAAAATCGTTGTCACTCAATGGAAGGACGACCACTGGCTGTTTTTGAACGGCAGTATCCAGTTCAGCACTTATGATGAACACCGTTACCATGAGCCGTTGATTCATCCTGCGGTCAGTCTACTGAAAGAGCGCAGAGACATCCTGGTTCTGGGAGGCGGGGACGGGCTGGCGGCGCGGGAATTGTTGAAATACCCCGATGTCGAAAAAATCACGGTTGTCGATCTGGACCCGGCCATGACCCGGCTTGCAAAGTCAAATGAGATTTTTCTTAAGGTCAACAAGGGGTCGTTCAACGATCCTCGGGTGGAAATTATCAATCAGGATGCCTACCAGTTCATTAATAATTCCGTAAAACTTTATGACGCCATCATTGTGGACCTGCCCGATCCGAAATCCGTCTCCCTTTCTCTTTTGTACTCGTTGGGATTCTATAAACTTGCGAATAAGCATTTGAAACCTTTTGGCGTGCTGGTGACCCAGAGCACCAGCCCTCTGTATTCTCCAGAAGCATTTTTATGTATCAAAAAAAGTATGGAAGCCGCGGGGTTTTCGGTGGTTCCTTATCAAAACGCTATCCCGACGATGGGGGAGTGGGGCTGGAACCTGGGAGTGAAGAACGAGGCGATGAGCGCGGATCGGCTCAAGGAAAATTTACTGCGCCTAGAATTTTCCGGGTTGGAGACGCGGTTTTTAAACCGCGAGGCAATGACTTCCATGACCCATTTCGGTAAAGGTCTGTTCGAACGGTCTGCGGGCGTCGAGGTAAATACCCAGTTCAACCACATTCTTCTCAAATATTACCGTAAGGGCGATTGGGATATGTACTAA